A stretch of Ranitomeya variabilis isolate aRanVar5 chromosome 3, aRanVar5.hap1, whole genome shotgun sequence DNA encodes these proteins:
- the MAB21L1 gene encoding putative nucleotidyltransferase MAB21L1 yields the protein MIAAQAKLVYHLNKYYNEKCQSRKAAISKSIREVCKVVSDVLKEVEVQEPRFISSLNEMDNRYEGLEVISPTEFEVVLYLNQMGVFNFVDDGSLPGCAVLKLSDGRKRSMSLWVEFITASGYLSARKIRSRFQTLVAQAVDKCSYRDVVKMVADTSEVKLRIRDRYVVQITPAFKCTGIWPRSAAHWPLPHIPWPGPNRVAEVKAEGFNLLSKECHTLAGKQSSAESDAWVLQFAEAENRLQLGGCRKKCLSVLKTLRDRHLELPGQPLNNYHMKTLVSYECEKHPRESDWDEACLGDRLNGILLQLISCLQCRRCPHYFLPNLDLFQGKPHSALENAAKQTWRLAREILTNPKSLEKL from the coding sequence ATGATCGCGGCGCAGGCCAAGCTGGTGTACCACCTGAACAAGTACTACAACGAGAAGTGCCAGAGCCGGAAGGCGGCCATCTCCAAGAGCATCCGCGAGGTGTGCAAGGTGGTGTCCGACGTGCTGAAGGAGGTGGAGGTGCAGGAGCCGCGCTTCATCAGCTCCCTCAACGAGATGGACAACCGCTACGAGGGGCTGGAGGTGATCTCACCCACCGAGTTTGAGGTGGTCCTCTACCTCAATCAGATGGGGGTCTTCAACTTTGTAGACGACGGCTCCCTGCCCGGCTGCGCGGTGCTGAAGCTCAGCGATGGCCGCAAGAGGAGCATGTCCCTCTGGGTGGAGTTCATCACCGCCTCGGGCTACCTGTCGGCCCGGAAGATCCGCTCCCGGTTCCAGACCCTGGTGGCCCAGGCGGTGGACAAGTGCAGCTACCGGGACGTGGTGAAGATGGTGGCCGACACCAGCGAGGTGAAGCTGCGGATCCGGGACAGATACGTGGTGCAGATCACGCCGGCCTTTAAGTGCACGGGCATCTGGCCCCGCAGCGCTGCCCACTGGCCCCTGCCCCACATCCCCTGGCCCGGGCCCAACAGGGTGGCCGAGGTGAAGGCGGAGGGCTTCAACCTGCTCTCCAAGGAGTGCCATACCCTGGCCGGGAAGCAGAGCTCGGCGGAGAGCGACGCCTGGGTGCTGCAGTTCGCCGAGGCGGAGAACCGGCTCCAGCTGGGGGGGTGCAGGAAGAAATGCCTGTCCGTGCTCAAGACCCTGCGGGACCGCCACCTGGAGCTGCCCGGCCAGCCGCTCAACAACTACCACATGAAGACGCTGGTGTCCTACGAGTGCGAGAAGCACCCCCGGGAGTCGGACTGGGACGAGGCGTGCCTGGGGGACCGGCTCAACGGCATCCTgctgcagctcatctcctgcctgcagtGCCGGAGGTGCCCGCACTACTTCCTACCCAACCTGGACCTTTTCCAGGGCAAGCCCCACTCCGCCCTGGAGAACGCAGCCAAACAGACCTGGAGGCTGGCCCGAGAGATCCTCACCAACCCCAAGAGCCTGGAGAAGCTCTGA